The following proteins are co-located in the Verrucomicrobiota bacterium genome:
- a CDS encoding DUF2188 domain-containing protein produces MNSNFPSPRTRFRRAVEAVQVIKDDNSWEVFRLGEPSLKFRHREEALDAARKSAALHKVGILVHESGHAAQVE; encoded by the coding sequence ATGAATTCGAACTTTCCATCACCGCGCACCCGGTTTCGCCGGGCGGTCGAAGCCGTCCAGGTGATTAAGGACGACAACAGCTGGGAAGTTTTCCGCTTGGGGGAACCTTCCCTCAAGTTCCGGCACAGGGAAGAGGCCCTTGACGCTGCACGGAAAAGCGCTGCCTTGCATAAGGTGGGGATTTTAGTGCACGAGTCCGGGCATGCTGCCCAGGTTGAATAA
- a CDS encoding HU family DNA-binding protein — protein sequence MTSTKLQKALAAATGTDAKTAAVFLNALTAITYQTVREEGQMVLPGLGKVVKHRRKIGEALNPMTRQRFEIRAGPVLEFRFAKMAKEAILGPAK from the coding sequence ATGACGAGCACCAAACTTCAAAAGGCCTTGGCCGCAGCGACCGGGACCGACGCCAAGACTGCCGCAGTGTTCCTCAATGCGCTCACGGCCATCACGTATCAGACGGTCAGAGAGGAGGGTCAAATGGTTCTGCCCGGGCTTGGCAAAGTGGTCAAGCATCGGCGGAAGATCGGCGAGGCACTTAACCCCATGACCAGGCAGAGGTTTGAGATCCGGGCCGGGCCCGTGCTCGAATTTCGCTTTGCCAAGATGGCCAAGGAGGCAATCCTCGGGCCTGCGAAGTAG
- a CDS encoding sugar isomerase, whose product MNYQTLITKVLDENRQVLEAVNPEDVDRFIQEILQAKTVHLYAMGRMQLSVRAFAMRLKHMGIDTYIVYDTTSPRIGPGDLLIDHCAVTNVELNVVRLAKAAGARIVLLTAHPENEHGQLADLCVRVPGQIFGGPQEVPSIQPMASLLEQALVLFTDIVVMLLMERKGVSPQAMQENHTNLEGLPHSFA is encoded by the coding sequence ATGAACTACCAAACCCTTATCACCAAGGTCCTCGACGAGAACCGGCAGGTTCTTGAGGCCGTCAATCCCGAGGACGTTGATCGCTTTATCCAGGAGATACTCCAGGCAAAAACCGTCCACCTCTACGCCATGGGGCGCATGCAACTCTCGGTCCGGGCCTTCGCCATGCGACTCAAGCACATGGGAATCGACACTTACATCGTTTACGACACGACGAGCCCGCGAATCGGTCCGGGAGATTTACTCATCGACCATTGCGCGGTGACAAACGTCGAACTGAACGTCGTTCGCCTGGCCAAGGCAGCCGGTGCGAGAATCGTCCTGCTCACCGCTCACCCGGAGAATGAGCACGGACAACTCGCGGACCTTTGCGTCCGCGTGCCCGGACAAATCTTCGGGGGACCGCAGGAAGTGCCCTCGATCCAACCGATGGCTTCGTTGCTTGAGCAGGCGCTCGTTCTGTTCACCGACATCGTCGTGATGCTGCTGATGGAACGAAAAGGGGTATCGCCGCAAGCGATGCAGGAGAACCATACTAACCTTGAAGGACTCCCCCATTCATTCGCCTGA
- a CDS encoding type II toxin-antitoxin system VapC family toxin has protein sequence MNVVDSSAWLEYLTGSEWAERFAEPIEKTASLIVPVIVIYELFKKVYRERGEDAALEVYGLLAQGTVVDIEPPLALAAARIPLPLADSLIYATAQLHRATLWTQDEHFQGMAGVRYFPKGKEEK, from the coding sequence ATGAATGTAGTAGATTCCTCGGCTTGGCTCGAGTACCTCACCGGCTCGGAGTGGGCGGAACGCTTTGCCGAGCCCATTGAGAAAACGGCCAGCCTGATCGTGCCGGTCATCGTCATCTACGAACTGTTCAAGAAAGTTTACCGGGAGCGGGGTGAGGATGCCGCACTCGAAGTGTACGGGCTGCTGGCGCAAGGCACAGTCGTGGATATCGAGCCACCCTTGGCATTGGCCGCTGCGCGCATCCCGCTTCCTCTGGCTGATAGTCTGATCTACGCTACCGCGCAGCTCCACCGGGCAACGTTGTGGACTCAAGATGAGCACTTTCAGGGAATGGCTGGCGTGAGGTACTTTCCCAAAGGGAAGGAAGAGAAATAA
- a CDS encoding AbrB/MazE/SpoVT family DNA-binding domain-containing protein, translated as MATVTLSSKFQVVIPRAVRARLGLRPGMKLQVIEYNGRVEFLPLRKPAELRGFLKGLDTTIERDSDRL; from the coding sequence GTGGCAACGGTGACTTTATCGTCGAAATTTCAAGTCGTTATCCCGCGTGCGGTTCGTGCCCGACTTGGATTGCGGCCGGGCATGAAACTCCAGGTAATCGAGTATAACGGCCGTGTGGAATTTCTACCCCTGCGTAAGCCGGCGGAATTGCGTGGTTTTCTAAAGGGCCTGGACACCACTATCGAGCGCGACTCGGACCGGCTATGA
- a CDS encoding Spy/CpxP family protein refolding chaperone, whose product MVTPLFKRERLGVVCAALLFLTVGGRAQEAPPPPQGPAETPPAVEPGGGQGVPEQPEGQTPGGPRRPRGGPGGPPGPGHGNLGGGLGGAPFLEGLTLTDAQRPEVRRILAGARPGLRQARLAVLKAQEALRQAVLNNPDDAQAIGSAGQALGSAFAAQEVQRAKLEAKMEALLTPDQKTELAQRRAAARARVQALIDRLSSGAPER is encoded by the coding sequence ATGGTCACTCCTTTGTTTAAACGCGAGCGTTTGGGCGTCGTTTGTGCGGCGCTCCTTTTTTTAACCGTGGGCGGACGGGCGCAGGAAGCGCCACCGCCCCCGCAGGGGCCGGCCGAGACGCCGCCTGCGGTCGAACCGGGCGGGGGGCAAGGCGTTCCGGAGCAGCCTGAAGGCCAAACTCCCGGCGGGCCCCGGCGGCCGCGGGGCGGGCCGGGAGGACCGCCGGGGCCCGGACACGGCAATTTGGGCGGGGGGTTGGGAGGCGCGCCCTTTTTGGAAGGGTTAACCTTGACGGACGCCCAGCGCCCGGAGGTACGGCGGATTCTCGCCGGCGCCCGGCCGGGACTTCGGCAAGCCCGGTTGGCCGTTTTGAAAGCGCAGGAAGCTTTGCGCCAGGCAGTGCTGAACAACCCGGATGACGCGCAGGCAATCGGGTCGGCCGGCCAGGCTTTGGGTTCGGCCTTCGCAGCCCAAGAAGTGCAGCGCGCGAAGCTTGAGGCGAAGATGGAAGCCTTGTTGACCCCGGATCAAAAGACGGAGTTGGCCCAGCGGCGGGCCGCCGCACGCGCGCGGGTTCAGGCGTTGATCGATCGCCTTTCTTCCGGGGCGCCGGAGCGTTGA
- a CDS encoding MarR family transcriptional regulator — translation MVPSSSPDAPRFTPKQGQYLAFIYAYTRVMGRPPAEADMQRHFGVSPPTVHQMILTLERAGLIRRRPGVARSIEVLIAPESLPILR, via the coding sequence ATGGTCCCTTCGTCTTCTCCTGATGCGCCCCGCTTTACGCCCAAGCAAGGGCAGTATCTGGCGTTTATCTACGCCTACACGCGCGTGATGGGGCGGCCGCCAGCCGAAGCCGACATGCAGCGCCACTTCGGCGTCAGCCCGCCGACTGTTCACCAGATGATCCTGACCCTGGAGCGCGCGGGGCTGATTCGACGGCGACCCGGCGTCGCTCGCAGCATCGAAGTACTGATTGCTCCCGAATCGCTGCCAATTCTGCGTTGA
- a CDS encoding addiction module protein, whose protein sequence is MGELPGYLFEPIGMNDYFARMILERYPALRRLSPAEKLALVTELWDDLAAHPADAPVSPEHLAELDRRMEDYRNGPSQVTTWEAIKERILGSR, encoded by the coding sequence ATGGGTGAGCTACCGGGCTATTTATTTGAACCGATCGGAATGAATGACTATTTTGCACGGATGATCCTTGAGCGGTATCCCGCGCTCCGGCGCCTTTCGCCTGCGGAGAAGCTCGCCCTGGTTACGGAGCTATGGGACGACTTGGCCGCCCACCCGGCTGACGCGCCAGTCTCACCGGAGCATTTGGCCGAGCTTGACCGGCGCATGGAGGATTACCGCAACGGCCCGTCACAGGTAACCACGTGGGAAGCCATTAAGGAGCGCATTCTCGGCTCCCGGTAG